The nucleotide sequence gaattcttctacAATATCTACTGTCCTCCATTTGCTAAACCTTTCACAGAGTCCCCTAGCGAATTCATCCCAACTGTAGCCTTCTCTCACCCTAAACTAGCCCTGGAACCATATATCTCCTACATCATTTAGGTATGTTGCGGCCATACTTTTTGGTCCTTAGCCACCAAGTGGATATTGAATAACTTCTCTCATCTCCGGATCCACCATCTTGGTTTAGTCTCATCAAACATCGACAATTCTAATTTGGGCATTGGAAAATTAGAGTGACCCGAATTCACCACAATTCTTGGCCTCCTCTCCACTGCTCCTTCACCCATTCCCACTGGTTCAACCCCCAATTCAGACGATCCTACCGTCCTATGACTCGTGCCAATACCTAGAAGTATTGGATCCAATTGCTCGTGAGGGAGAAAGTCCGAGGATATTCTTACATGCGCCTGGTTTGAGAACATCAGCATGAATTGATGCATCTGATCTCGAACCATGTTGCTATGCTCCCACATCTCCTCTCAGATCTGGTTGCACATATCTCCCTGCAACCGATTTGCCACGTCTTCCAACTTCTTGTCCACCGCTCCGATCACATCCTCCATATTTCCTACCTGCTATTGCACCTCTGTCAACCATTGTATCTCAACCTTCGGGAAATGTCGGCCAGAAAAGtgctctgatactaatttgTTAGATTCCTAATCTGACAAGTGAATTCTCAATCGCTTGAGAATGGTGGGTCGTAAGAGAATGtgggagagaattgagagatcAAAGAGAacgagaattgagagggaaactaattttcaaatttcattcaACATGTGGGGTAGGCTTAGATCAGTTGCTTTTATACTGATCTATGGCCTAAATGGATGCCAAAAATGGTTATCCCACCCACTCGTTTAACAACTTGCCCAGTAGcatgctggaacattcctccagctATGCTTATTGTGGGCCTTTATTTACACAAGGCCTACAACCTACTAATCAAGGCCTACAACCTATTACATTGGCCCAATATTCAACTAACATAACAGCCCCCAGGGTACGGGCCACCCCGTTCAAACAGGCTCAACAATGTTATTGCCTTCTCAAACAGCTTtctcttattttgatcattcagCAGTGAATTGTTAGTGTAGAAGACAAAGCAGATTTATTGGGACCATGGGTCACTTATTCTATTGGAAGTTGAAATCCTTATTCTGCTAACAACTTCAGGGAAATTGAATCAGCTGACATTGCGGCTCAATGACTCAAAATACACACAAATGAGAGTAAGTCGCCTCGAAAGCCTCACGGTTGCAATTATCCAGTGTGTCCCCATCAGTGCTATGACAGGTGCATCACTACGCTTATAAGCATTACTCAAGTGCAATACGATCACAAACAAGATTTATCGAGAGAGAAGCTAGTTAACATCTTACCTCAGATGGAACATGAAGAGAAGAATTGGGCTTCGGTTCTGCATCGGCAACCAAAAGGTAGAACAGTCCCATGACTCCAGTATGCCTCTGCTTCCTACTGTAATTAGATTCCAAGACGAGAGTCTCCCCATCAGATATCTTTACAGAGTTTGCACGAGGATAACAGGTGGACATTCCAACAATATAACCACTCTCATTTCCTGCTTCAATCCCATCTCCATAAGTTGGTATTGAAGAGCATATGATCCGTCCATCCTAACACAATCCACCACACAAATATATTGAGAAGTAGAGAATATCATCACTGCGTTATATAAGATAATTGCATTGCATTCCGTTGGTAAGACTAAAACAATGAATGGGCTAATTTCTTGGTTAGAGCTGAGTGTAAGTAATAAAGCAGACAACTCTGTATAtcaattttatgcaaattaaattGACGCAGATGGAAAAAGGAGGGACTAGGTGGAGCTTGAAGCAAACAATAGACTCACAGAAGCTGCATGTGCAGACaagcaattattttattttattttttgcttgtCACTAACAACATTTATACATTGACCAATTATCCTTGCAATACCAGAAGCATCAAGAATAGTGTTAGGACAGCAAATATGGGAAAATTTTTCCCAGAACACAGTTCCTTTTTCAAAAGTCATAATAGTCCAGTGAATGTAGTCGATCCACCTTATAGAGATCCCAAGTTTTATCTATTCGTAAATACAAAAGCAATTTGTattttgagaagaaaaaaaaaaattaatcaagcaCCATCAGCCTACATATCGCCaagaaaggagaaaataaaGCAAATAGAACTCTGCATTTTTAACTTCTATGGTAAGAAATGTAGAGAGGCATTAGAGCCATATGCAGAAATGCAGAAGGAAAATTAGGTTAAGCCCCCATAAGTTTTATGGTCTTTGACAGTATGATCATTAATTTGGAAAGCATGATTGGAGAtaaaataacttaattaatgTTCCAAGATTGTGAACACAGACGGGCTGAGACATGGGCAGTTATAGATAACTAGTTTGCTTGGCAGAAGCATCGCTTGATGATAAATCTCAAACGAAATTTCCAACTCCAAGAAAACCTCCAGAAATGGGAATAAAGGAGGCTAAGTTCAACAAAATGAGGATAAATGTGATCTTTAATGAGACAAATgcaaataagaaatttaaatgtTGGAAATTACCTCTCCATAAAGAGTTGAACCAATTCCTCCTGTGTGCTGGTGTGCAACAGCATAGACAACAGTACCGCCTTTTGGCATAGCCAGGCTTACTCTCCTGGTGTCAGTGCAGCTATCATTAGTTAAATCTGTTGACGAGCAAGATACAACATCATACTCAACCTGAGATAGAGAAAGTTCAATGAACTTAGGATCTggatataaatgaaaaaaatacataGCAAAAGACAACAAGAAACTCatatttccataggactttTGATTTTTCCTAATCCTGTTGGTTTCAGAAGTTCCAAGTATTATATGATTTTTCccatttcataattttttacataaaaatcaacatttttaaACTGTTGCTAGTCTTCTAAAATAACCCACTAACATGCATGAAAACCCTTACAGTTCAATTTACCTTGAGTGTGCCAATATGTAATaacttttttccctttttctttcttcttcttaatcATAAATGTGGGCATAGCATGTACGAGGCAAAGAGCACCTCTATTAAAGAAACTTGTGGCATGTAGCTTATGAGCCTGGCCCTAAAATATTAGGATGTTTAAGGCATTGTACTTTTAAAAAGTGGATTGCCTAACTATAGCAACTATGAACTGAGTTTTTAGATCCACATACTGGATACTAACCCCGATCAAACAAGTCTATTATTCATCATtttctaaagataaaaatataacatgtaAGCAAAGTTCACTCACCAGGCAAAAATGTTTATTACCCGATCCAGAATCCAATTTTTTCCACATATCAGTCacatcaaaaatataaattttaacagGCACAATGGAAGTATCCCAATCAACCCATTTAACTGTATATCTCATGTAAAGGCCTCTCCTGGCACCCTCAAAGCCCTCTCTAAGCCTGCATTGTGTCTCATCATGGCAGCATTTCAAGCCACCTATGTAACCTGGCCTTAAAGGACGACCATATTCATCTATTGTGACATTATAGAGATCACACCTGCACTCTGTACATCCCAACTTATCTTCTACGTCCCTTGTGTCAATTGCATGGACATTCATCATCCATCTCTCCTCATATCCAGGAGGAATTTCAGCTGGATTACCAACTTCTATACCATAAGGATCGGGCACTTGTGTGGCTGTTCTTCTTGTTTCAGATCCAAGGCCAAAATATTGCCCAAGACCATTCGCACATGGTCCAGAATTTCTCACCATGAGAATATCGGACTGGTGAAAACCCAGGTTGCCATTGTATTTAGGAACTTCAACACCTTTACGATGATGGTATCTGAATGTAACCCAGTGGTGAAGATAAGTTTCATGAAGGGGGATAGAGTTTCCAGCCTCATCAACTACTTCTGCATTGAAACTCTTGAGAGCAATATGACCTCTTGGAAAGTCAATGTCGTAGTAGAATTTGTTCACCACTGATCCCGGTCCAAGTTCAAACTTAGGTGATAAAAAGACAGAAGTTTTCAAACCATTTTCATTCTTTACATGAGCTTGTGAACTCGGAAGGGTTAAAGCCACCAGTAGAGTCACTAACCAACATGACCAAATTTGCAAACAAGTTGACATTTTTTTCCTGTTGATGCCAAATTCTGGTGAAAGCATGATAACCAAATGAATTAGAAACCAACAAGAAAAGATAccttaaaaaagagaaaagaaaagaaaaatggtcaaataaataattaacaactatGATTGCGTTAGTGTAGTAGCAGTAACAGAACAAGTCATACATGATCTCATTTACATGATTTGGTAAATTTTGATACCATACGTGTTAGCTAAAACCTGGTATTAAAATCTTCTAATCCAGAGCAATTGCAGaataaattccaaaatcaaGGAACTTCAGAAGAGAAACCCAGAGCAAAGATGAAGCCGGTTAGCTGGTCTCATCAGGAGAACAGAAACCAGAATCCAACAGAAAAGAAACTCCAAACAAAGACCATCAGAATGAATAAAACTTGAGTCGGCAAAGATGGCTAGGGTAAAAAGAACAAGGGTTTGAACTCCAAAAAGGGTGGGTTTCATTCTTAGTATTGAAAGGGTAAGGTGCTCCTTTGCGATAGGAAagtcatgggtttgaattgtgGAAATAATCTCTTCGTGGAAAAGCAAGGAAAAAGCTACGTACAATTACGACCTTCCTTAAACCCTGACAAAGGGAGAGCCTCTTGCACTGGGGTATGCTTCTGGTATTGAAAAGAACAAGACTAAAGTGATGGGTTTGGGGTAAtcctatcaatttttttatatcataacTGTTCTATAAAAAGTTCTGCCCgtcaagagagaaaaaaaaaaaaaacacaaacttTATCTTCATTAAGACAAAtgtttcaaatcaaatatataataattccCACTTTTGAATGCCACAATTTTCTGTAAATCATTTTAATCTTAAgttgaaaagaagaaattacagaaAATAAGAGTTTCTTTTCTACTCTCTTTATGCCTCATTCATCAACATAATCTAAATCAAACTAGTATCTACATACGGGTCAGTTAAAAACcataaattcaaaaaagaacTGCAAAGAAATTCAGTATAGACGGCAGACGAATTGGAGCTAAACAGAAAATCGTTACCAGGGGAAAGCAAAACAAACCACCACACCACATACCGAATCAGAAAGAActgaattttaaacagtttaatgaagaaatcaagacGAGAAAGAGCAGAAAGATACATGAACAAGTTGAGGGAAGAAACAGCAAACCCagatgagaaagaaatcaaatatcaaaaatcaaattgataGACCTACAACGGGGCGATGATCCAGAGGCCAACTGAGTTCCCATGGAATTATATATAGAACTCTCTTATATAGGTCGAGCAGAGCCGTAAATGGTGACAATCAAACCTGACAAATTTGAAACCAGTAATCAAGATGAGTGGCTACGAGCGCCACGTGTTCGAGTGATGATGGAGAGAAATCactgcttttattttatttttttgataatttgagTCCAAAAGTTTATTTAATCAGAGACATCTTAAATGCTAGCTGaatttatccaaatattttGAATGTAACAATTCTacataaaatttcattttgtaGTTCAGCTACGTCACTGCTTGCGACATAGTTGGGCGATTCCCACAAGATATGTCAGAAATGAGAAAACTAGGGTGTATGTTATGTTTGGCGCGAATGAGTTACGAGGTCTATTCTATTTTTGAATGTAACATTTTCCCAAAGGACATAGGGAAATGGGACATGTAACGTCATTATCATCCAGCACCCAGCTTCAGATAAAAGGCAAAGAAATGAAATTGATGTATGATTACGTTACGTGTTGTTTTAATACATATGTTGATCTGATCTAACTCCACCCAGCCAACCAGATTTGACCTTCTTGTCGCCCCACAAAAGTTTCATGCGGATTTTGTGGGGTTCACTTATTATTACTGAACTTTTGCATGTTTTGCATGCCATATAACTCACTATAAGGCCAGCACAAAACACATCATTTTTGACCCAGTTCAGTTATGTCTGCGCCAAAATGGGCCAGCCCACTTGGCCCATGTCTCAACCCGTTTTATGCTTCTACCTAAACTGAAATCAAACACGTGACAACACAACAAAGTGGTATATgattgatattttataaataaagttGATTCAATCACCCAGGATATTTTCAGATTCATGTCAAGGCCAACCAAATAGCAGCCAGCACATTTTGAAGGAGTACTTCCAAGTATACAAAGGgtgttttagttattttatgaCTCTTATTATTAGTGGCCAATTTAAGGAGTAATTTAAACATttgcacacacatatacatgcaGTATAAATCATAACACTTGGGAACAATAACTAAAAGAGATGATGATAAAACtaccaaaaaattattaagaaaaaaaaaaaaaagtaatacaAAGGTCTTCTACAGCAAAGTTTGTAGCATGAAAAATGCATGAATCAATGAACAGAAATGCACCAAAGTGTTGCATTTTCGCCCATCGCCAAATGCTTGTAAACTCCTCAGTTCGTAGGTACAAAGATTCTGAAAAAGATTAGCACAAACCAAAGATGAGCAAGAGCAATTGATAACTTCCCTGCACATCACACCAGTGACAGTTGCTCACTTTCTTCCCAGAGTCTCCTTCAACAGACCAGTTAACAACACTTTCTTGGCACCgcttctcttcatttttctcaGCTGTTGAAGAATTTCTTCTTCCCGAACCAAAGCTGAAACTTGAAGTAAATCCTGATGCAAGGCACCGATCCTACTGCTCTAAAAATTTATCTCGCGTCTCTCAGCAAAGAACTTCCCAGTCACCTCCTGGTTTGGAAGCAGGGCAAGCCAAACACAAGTGTCAGCCCCTTCCTCTGGTGTAATATTCCCTGCCCAACCAGTCATGGCGGTCTTCACCCAGCCTGGGCAGTAGCAATTGATATATATCTTCTGGCCCTCGGGCCGGTCCCAAAGTACCTTGGCCATTAGCCTGGTATAAGCATTAACTGCAAGTTTAGACATTGAGTAGTCTGTATATGTCTGAGGCCATCCACCAGATGTCCAGCTGCCATCTTTTACTTGTTCCAAAAATGTAGTCACAGTCCTATCAATTAGTTCCTCAGACAGTGAGTCCACATCTTCCAGTTTCCGTCTTAAAGTGACATCTCCAATTCTCTGTCAAGAGTAAAAAACGTTCAGCAAATTAAATGAACAAAGACTCCTAAACATGGGCTTTGCTTCAATTCACACCTAATTAGATAAATTGTAATACTGTCTTGGAGAAATAAGGTTGGAGTAAGCCTATGTCTAACCAATTCATAGAGTGGACACCATTCCAACAAACTAACTGGTgctggagaaagagagagaacatGAAAGTGAGAAAACAGTCGGAAAGGCTTTGTTTGAAATTTGGATTTCTGgcaggaaaagaaaataaagcatGGAAAATGatagggaaagaaaaaaaatcatttgaaaacTAAATTTGTCTATTATATTGATAGATTATAAAATGACATTTAAGGTTAGAATCATCTTTTGGTTTGATAAAGTattcttttctttgttatttgttGAGAAATCCTACATTCCCACTAGCATAGAGGAACTGCTATTTCTAACGGGTTGCACAATTCccttttagagaaaattaaaaagacaagagaaagagagacagaaAAAGGAAAACTCTGAAGGAATGACACACGACTACTATCTTCTACAGCGGAAAAGGTAAAAcagaaatagaattttgatacTCCAAGTCAATGGAATAGAATGTTTAATGTTCTGAAAGTAATGAACAACAATAAAAAGGTCTAatgcattaaaaattattacccTAGTTTGCACTTCATATTTATAACGCACAAAGAATGTTGACCTTAAGCTTCAGGGGCATTGGATACTTGATAAAATTTTGCAGGGAGGAGATGAAGTTTAAGTGCAGACCCGTTTGGTAAATGAGGCCTATCAGCATGCCTACTAAAAAGTTCCGGACCAGCAACATTTGTCATCCAAAACAAAAAGATCCTGCTTCCATCTACTTTCTCAAAGTTGGGGGACAAAAGAGCAGTAAGGATaggaaaggaaaaattaaagCATACACTTACATTTCGCCTGCCATTAAGTCTCCCTAACCGTGAGCTAACATTAATAATGCGAGCCCCTGAAGTGGAAGGCCTCATTAATGGGATCATAGCTTCAATCATGTTTTTGGTGCCATAGTAATTGGTTGTAATAACCTGTTCAGCAGACTCAAGATGACTGTCTGGTCCATAATTGAAGCTCACACCTGCATTGTTTACCTGTACAAGTTTGGACTGGTCCCTTATTAAAAGTATAACGATCACTTTCAATATGCACCTGGCTATAAGACAGAGCAAAATTCATCTGGCCACTAAAAAGAAATCAATATGCACCTGGCTAGTTCAGCAAAATGTATAAACCGTTTGTCATTCTACAAGAGCAGGTTTATTTGTAAACATACAATTTTCAATGTTCTCTAACTCCATTTTCACTATTATGCAGTGAGGTTTTCCAGCAAATTAATTTCTCTGAAAACCTTAATATCAAGTAATTCTAACCAAACCCAAGTTTGGCAAAGGTAAAGAACCTTGCCATTGTTTTCAacagaaagaaaagggaagaaatcTGTGACTAAATTATATAACACTGCAGAGAGGTCTGTGAACAACAATAATAGACAAGGCCATTAAACTATGGGATTGACAATTTACCAGAATATCTATACCACCATAGTTATGTTGCAGCCACTCAGTGAATACTTTGATTGATGAAGGGTTCACAATATCCAGTTGATGGAAGAGAACATTCAAGCCTCCTTCTTGCAAGACCTTTGCTGCTTCTTCACCAACAGCAGCATCTCTTGATGTCAGAACAACCGTCACACCATGCGTTGCAAGTTGATGTACAATCTCAAACCCAATCCCTCTGTTTGCTCCAGTCACCACAGCAATAGTATCTTTCGACCACCACCTAAAAACTCCAGTCCATATAAAATGTTATCCTCAACACAATCATTTACTGGATAAAAGAAATCACCGGGGAATAAAATTGACATAAAGGAGAAGTGCTTAAACACCCAAGAGCAGGAATGTATTGTATCATCAACAGGCGGGCGTTGACATAAATTGAAGACAACAAAACCATAGAAGGCGTGACTACAGAACACTTGTCCGATTGGACAAACACCCAATCTGGCTCTGGAGATTTATTATTTCGAGGCATGAACGAAGTAATAATTACGAAATCAAAATACTCTTATCCTAGATTCTGCCAAAACGCACTAGATCGAAAATCTAGGGTTAGTTTCTCATCATCTT is from Diospyros lotus cultivar Yz01 chromosome 2, ASM1463336v1, whole genome shotgun sequence and encodes:
- the LOC127794191 gene encoding uncharacterized protein LOC127794191 isoform X3 encodes the protein MSTCLQIWSCWLVTLLVALTLPSSQAHVKNENGLKTSVFLSPKFELGPGSVVNKFYYDIDFPRGHIALKSFNAEVVDEAGNSIPLHETYLHHWVTFRYHHRKGVEVPKYNGNLGFHQSDILMVRNSGPCANGLGQYFGLGSETRRTATQVPDPYGIEVGNPAEIPPGYEERWMMNVHAIDTRDVEDKLGCTECRCDLYNVTIDEYGRPLRPGYIGGLKCCHDETQCRLREGFEGARRGLYMRYTVKWVDWDTSIVPVKIYIFDVTDMWKKLDSGSGNKHFCLVEYDVVSCSSTDLTNDSCTDTRRVSLAMPKGGTVVYAVAHQHTGGIGSTLYGEDGRIICSSIPTYGDGIEAGNESGYIVGMSTCYPRANSVKISDGETLVLESNYSRKQRHTGVMGLFYLLVADAEPKPNSSLHVPSEH
- the LOC127794191 gene encoding uncharacterized protein LOC127794191 isoform X4, which gives rise to MSTCLQIWSCWLVTLLVALTLPSSQAHVKNENGLKTSVFLSPKFELGPGSVVNKFYYDIDFPRGHIALKSFNAEVVDEAGNSIPLHETYLHHWVTFRYHHRKGVEVPKYNGNLGFHQSDILMVRNSGPCANGLGQYFGLGSETRRTATQVPDPYGIEVGNPAEIPPGYEERWMMNVHAIDTRDVEDKLGCTECRCDLYNVTIDEYGRPLRPGYIGGLKCCHDETQCRLREGFEGARRGLYMRYTVKWVDWDTSIVPVKIYIFDVTDMWKKLDSGSGNKHFCLVEYDVVSCSSTDLTNDSCTDTRRVSLAMPKGGTVVYAVAHQHTGGIGSTLYGEDGRIICSSIPTYGDGIEAGNESGYIVGMSTCYPRANSVKISDGETLVLESNYSRKQRHTGVMGLFYLLVADAEPKPNSSLHVPSE
- the LOC127794191 gene encoding uncharacterized protein LOC127794191 isoform X1, encoding MSTCLQIWSCWLVTLLVALTLPSSQAHVKNENGLKTSVFLSPKFELGPGSVVNKFYYDIDFPRGHIALKSFNAEVVDEAGNSIPLHETYLHHWVTFRYHHRKGVEVPKYNGNLGFHQSDILMVRNSGPCANGLGQYFGLGSETRRTATQVPDPYGIEVGNPAEIPPGYEERWMMNVHAIDTRDVEDKLGCTECRCDLYNVTIDEYGRPLRPGYIGGLKCCHDETQCRLREGFEGARRGLYMRYTVKWVDWDTSIVPVKIYIFDVTDMWKKLDSGSGNKHFCLVEYDVVSCSSTDLTNDSCTDTRRVSLAMPKGGTVVYAVAHQHTGGIGSTLYGEDGRIICSSIPTYGDGIEAGNESGYIVGMSTCYPRANSVKISDGETLVLESNYSRKQRHTGVMGLFYLLVADAEPKPNSSLHVPSEDRSSGKVIGSAEEKEGLYWLSDNKESLSQVCHRFSLMKHEQMTPALSLWGVALFGGAIAVAIVAAYRKKSERGDGYQSIPT
- the LOC127794191 gene encoding uncharacterized protein LOC127794191 isoform X2 translates to MSTCLQIWSCWLVTLLVALTLPSSQAHVKNENGLKTSVFLSPKFELGPGSVVNKFYYDIDFPRGHIALKSFNAEVVDEAGNSIPLHETYLHHWVTFRYHHRKGVEVPKYNGNLGFHQSDILMVRNSGPCANGLGQYFGLGSETRRTATQVPDPYGIEVGNPAEIPPGYEERWMMNVHAIDTRDVEDKLGCTECRCDLYNVTIDEYGRPLRPGYIGGLKCCHDETQCRLREGFEGARRGLYMRYTVKWVDWDTSIVPVKIYIFDVTDMWKKLDSGSGNKHFCLVEYDVVSCSSTDLTNDSCTDTRRVSLAMPKGGTVVYAVAHQHTGGIGSTLYGEDGRIICSSIPTYGDGIEAGNESGYIVGMSTCYPRANSVKISDGETLVLESNYSRKQRHTGVMGLFYLLVADAEPKPNSSLHVPSEKHEQMTPALSLWGVALFGGAIAVAIVAAYRKKSERGDGYQSIPT
- the LOC127794193 gene encoding uncharacterized protein LOC127794193 isoform X3, translating into MEGETDVADQHHSRESTGDKEKDLETDSEGEEREEEKHRDRKAEKRARAKERREKRRQQISLLRTIPYSDHQRWWSKDTIAVVTGANRGIGFEIVHQLATHGVTVVLTSRDAAVGEEAAKVLQEGGLNVLFHQLDIVNPSSIKVFTEWLQHNYGGIDILVNNAGVSFNYGPDSHLESAEQVITTNYYGTKNMIEAMIPLMRPSTSGARIINVSSRLGRLNGRRNRIGDVTLRRKLEDVDSLSEELIDRTVTTFLEQVKDGSWTSGGWPQTYTDYSMSKLAVNAYTRLMAKVLWDRPEGQKIYINCYCPGWVKTAMTGWAGNITPEEGADTCVWLALLPNQEVTGKFFAERREINF
- the LOC127794193 gene encoding uncharacterized protein LOC127794193 isoform X2 translates to MEGETDVADQHHSRESTGDKEKDLETDSEGEEREEEKHRDRKAEKRARAKERREKRRQQISLLRTIPYSDHQRWWSKDTIAVVTGANRGIGFEIVHQLATHGVTVVLTSRDAAVGEEAAKVLQEGGLNVLFHQLDIVNPSSIKVFTEWLQHNYGGMDILVNNAGVSFNYGPDSHLESAEQVITTNYYGTKNMIEAMIPLMRPSTSGARIINVSSRLGRLNGRRNRIGDVTLRRKLEDVDSLSEELIDRTVTTFLEQVKDGSWTSGGWPQTYTDYSMSKLAVNAYTRLMAKVLWDRPEGQKIYINCYCPGWVKTAMTGWAGNITPEEGADTCVWLALLPNQEVTGKFFAERREINF